The Triticum aestivum cultivar Chinese Spring chromosome 6D, IWGSC CS RefSeq v2.1, whole genome shotgun sequence genomic sequence TCCGTCTTGGCCTGCGCCTTGAGCTCCTCGACGATGCCCAGCGCACGGTCCATGCCCAGAGAGCGCAGGACGCTGGCGTTGCTCCTCATCTTGCCGTTTCCCGACGCGCTCCGCATGTCGTCCACGAGCTCGTACAGGACGCCAATGGTGCGGCCGTATCGCCGCAACGCGGCCTCCTCGTCGGGGCCCGCACCGCCTAGCATAGCCCCGCACGCGGCTGAGCACTCCGCCATCTCGCCGAACTTCTTGGTCAGGACCTGCATGACCTCGGCTTCACCGAGGGCGCTGGCACCGGCGAGATCGAGGAACTGGCCGGCGGCCATGCCGGTGGATCCCACGGTGCGCGCGAGTTCTGCGAGAACGCGGAGGAGGACGGCGTGCGACACGGGGTCGGGGGAGGGGGTGCGGGAGATGACGTGGGTGTAGGCGAGCGGGAAGAGCGCGTCTCCTGCGAGGACGGCCATGTCCGTGCCGTACGCCGCGTGGGTGGACGGGCGACCTCGGCGGGTGGGCGCGGCGTCAAAGCACGGCAAGTCGTCGTGCACGAGGGACGCCGCGTGGAGCATCTCCagcgcggcggcggtggggagcGCCGCGGCGCGCGGCGCGCCGAGGAGCTCGCAGGCGGCGACGCAGAGAACCGGGGGCGCGCGCTTGGCGGCGCCCTCCTTTCCGGCGCCCGGGAGGACGGCGTGGCGCATGGCGTTGTGGATGCTCTCCGGCGGGCGGATGGGCATCGCGGCATCGAGCTCGCCCTCGACCTCCGAGATCAGCGAGGTCCAGTAGCGGCGCAGGTCAAAAgatggggaggcggcggcggcggcggcgggagaggcCCGGATAGGGAGGAAGCGGCTTGATTTGGAGGTGGATGGCGGCCTCgggatggggagggggagggagacgaAGAGGGATGAGAGAGCCATGGCGACGGAGAGGCGCAGATTTGGGTTCGGATGTGGTTTCTTGGGTTCGTGGGTGTGACCCGGCTAGGTGACGCTGTTCTGCACTTCCGTTGTGCCACTAATCCGGTATATGATCGTGGGATGCCTATTATCAGATCACGAGTtctcgaaaagaaaaaaaactgatgTCGTCAACTCGTCACGTGAGAATCAGTCTCAAGACCAACATTGGTAAAGCCTCATCGATGTCATAGCCAAGCTTTTAAATCTAGGCCGGTACGACCGATATATAGGCTGATATATCACTTTTGGGGCTCCACCGACATAAACATAATATATCATTTTTCAATATATCATCCGATATGGGCCGAAATATCAACCGATATGGCCGATATCTAGCCCAATATGTCCAGCGATATAGAACAATACATAGATGACAATAATAATTTGTTGGATAGCAGTGAAATAAGATTGTGCATTTACAACTTCGTTATATATTATTGAAGTTATTCACAATGTTTTATACAAATGCATATATATCGTACTGTTTTTAATCATAGAGTAAGGATTTTGTGAATCTTTCCTTAATAGTTTCTTAATCAACAAATCAATAAACTAGGAATCTAAAAATGCTATGTTGAAGCATTGACATCATACATTTTCTTTTACTAAAAAATGTTTTAAACAAGAATAATGAAAAAAAAACTAGAGACCGATATATCTACATATCATCCGATATCCGACATCCAATATGTCAAAACCAAACCGATACGGACCCGCTATCCGATATTTTGAAGCTTGGTCATGGCCAGGGGTTTTCTCTCAGACTTGCCGTCCCCTAGCATTGCTCTCTTCCGGCGGCTCCGGACGCCGAGGGGCTGTTTGGAtcggatttttttttgaaactatgatgatttttatagcaaattcggaaactataaccctaatgcagaaaaatcaaaagtatcacccTATCGGCCTCATGTTGGCCGAAGAGAGACTTTTCGGCCAACCTTTGGccaaaaaggacttttcggccaacacctgctctgctgttttagaaaattcatatcaattaggatttttagtattttaatttgattctttttgcattagattagaaattttatgaagttcctgtagatatcaagtttgactagatttgaaagtttgaatttgaattttcatgaatttgctcaaatcactagattgcctataatttgagctaggagtatttttttcagatgattctttttgctactggttctttgtgactttgtttatcagtagtaattaattggcgaattttataattatttaaaattaggtttttaTGAAAGCAGTTCTGTTTTAGTGTTTTATAGGTTTTATGCCATTTCTTTCAATTTTAATtgctttaaattgttttctttagttttttgacatattctttttgtttttgtttagttatcagtagctattttatttgtagtattttttgtattttatttcttttatcctaCTAGAAAACTTGTTTTGAGCTTCATAGGAGTTTATATTTAAAAGTTCCTTATAAATCCTGTTCAACCATTGCCGTTTTATACATGAAAAAAAATACTTTTCCGCAATTTTTTCCTtccattttctttcccgccatCTTCTTTGCCGCCATTCTCTCCCGCCACACTAAGGAGTgctgcatcgacggaggatgactatgatgccttcatgtggagtgtgaaacactgtgtgagagaagtcataagtgtgaaacactctccgatgatgatgacgaagctgcaaacacttatgacttctctcagacagtgtttcacactctACCAGCAGCACCGACGCAGGAGACACAGACCGTGTCAGACGATGTTATCTACGGTCGTGGACAACATGAGGCTCGTTTTATAAGTTGAGAAGTGAAGATGGCAAGAAAGAAGATGGCGGGAAAGAAGATGGCGGGAAAGAAAATAGCGGGAAAGAAAATGGCGGGAGAGAATGGCAGGAAATAAAATGGCgggagaaaatggagggagagaatgGTGGCAAATAAAATGACGGGGAATAAAATGGCAGGAGAAAATGGAGGCAAAGAATGGCGGGAGAAAATGGCGGCAAAGAAAATAGCGGGAGAAAATGGAGGG encodes the following:
- the LOC123145055 gene encoding heterodimeric geranylgeranyl pyrophosphate synthase small subunit, chloroplastic encodes the protein MALSSLFVSLPLPIPRPPSTSKSSRFLPIRASPAAAAAASPSFDLRRYWTSLISEVEGELDAAMPIRPPESIHNAMRHAVLPGAGKEGAAKRAPPVLCVAACELLGAPRAAALPTAAALEMLHAASLVHDDLPCFDAAPTRRGRPSTHAAYGTDMAVLAGDALFPLAYTHVISRTPSPDPVSHAVLLRVLAELARTVGSTGMAAGQFLDLAGASALGEAEVMQVLTKKFGEMAECSAACGAMLGGAGPDEEAALRRYGRTIGVLYELVDDMRSASGNGKMRSNASVLRSLGMDRALGIVEELKAQAKTEADRFGDKYGDRVLPLYSFVDYAVERGFELQDAATAKL